In one window of Bradyrhizobium sp. AZCC 1721 DNA:
- a CDS encoding AEC family transporter, producing the protein MEVADLVLPVFAIIVTGWLAGWLGYISRSLADGLVHFAYNVAMPALLFVTIAQESVRNLLEWRFLLAFGGGSILCFALVFLAVRVGWGRDVASSTIHGMTAAMTNTGFVALPILHSIYGQPAVLPAAIATVFVAGVMFPVTVILLESERRGAPGKAARSVVLVKQIVLNPMVLSTLIGLAWAITGLPIPAPLAAYMNIFAAALTPCALFAIGLGLSVEGIRSNLRASIVLAAVKLMIMPLIVYGMCVASGLNPLYTIAAVICAAVPTAKTVYILAGEYKVEEPLVAATVSITTLLSVATLLGWLYALPGLSAQAG; encoded by the coding sequence ATGGAAGTCGCCGATCTGGTCCTTCCTGTGTTTGCGATTATCGTCACAGGCTGGCTGGCGGGTTGGCTTGGCTACATATCGCGGTCGCTGGCCGACGGGCTCGTGCATTTCGCCTACAACGTCGCGATGCCGGCGCTGCTGTTCGTCACCATCGCGCAGGAGTCGGTACGTAATCTTCTGGAATGGCGCTTTCTGCTGGCATTTGGCGGTGGCTCCATCCTGTGTTTCGCGCTGGTCTTTCTGGCAGTTCGCGTGGGGTGGGGGCGCGACGTCGCCAGTAGTACGATCCATGGAATGACGGCGGCGATGACCAATACCGGATTCGTGGCGCTGCCGATCCTGCACTCCATCTACGGGCAGCCTGCCGTTCTGCCCGCCGCCATCGCAACCGTGTTCGTGGCGGGGGTGATGTTCCCCGTGACTGTCATCCTCCTGGAAAGCGAGAGACGCGGCGCGCCCGGGAAAGCGGCACGCTCCGTCGTCCTTGTGAAGCAGATCGTGCTCAATCCGATGGTGCTATCAACCCTGATCGGTCTGGCGTGGGCGATCACAGGCCTGCCGATTCCGGCCCCGCTCGCGGCCTATATGAACATCTTCGCGGCCGCGCTCACGCCGTGCGCTCTCTTCGCCATAGGGCTCGGCCTCTCGGTTGAAGGAATACGCTCGAACCTCAGAGCGTCCATCGTGCTCGCGGCCGTAAAGCTCATGATCATGCCGTTAATCGTCTACGGCATGTGTGTGGCGTCAGGCCTCAATCCGCTCTACACGATCGCCGCTGTCATCTGTGCCGCCGTGCCGACCGCCAAGACGGTGTATATCCTGGCAGGCGAGTACAAGGTGGAGGAACCGCTGGTCGCAGCCACGGTTTCGATCACGACGCTGCTGTCGGTCGCGACGCTGCTGGGCTGGCTCTACGCCCTTCCAGGACTCTCGGCACAGGCGGGCTAA
- a CDS encoding TetR/AcrR family transcriptional regulator, with translation MRPREFDHDDVLRIAFDQFWRKGVRGTSLSDIARDAGVQRGSLYNAFGSKEALFLCAYERYASEYLGTVEKALGSGALRKRLTAFFDLTIENFRSGSPPRGCPTTRGLMELASVEGEGLDENARKTFADLVTRITDLVQEALSEGIKRGEFNGDPESAALHIVTVTRGLAVLERAFGDEAQLRKIARHTVELMLGKASR, from the coding sequence ATGAGACCGCGAGAATTCGACCACGACGACGTCCTGCGCATCGCGTTCGATCAATTCTGGCGCAAGGGGGTGCGCGGCACGTCGCTGTCAGACATTGCGCGTGACGCCGGCGTCCAGCGCGGCAGTCTCTACAATGCCTTCGGCAGCAAGGAAGCGCTGTTTCTCTGCGCCTACGAGCGCTATGCGAGCGAATATCTCGGCACTGTCGAAAAGGCGCTCGGCTCCGGGGCCTTGCGAAAGCGCCTCACGGCATTTTTCGATCTAACCATAGAAAACTTTCGTTCTGGCTCGCCGCCCCGCGGATGCCCCACCACGCGAGGACTGATGGAGTTGGCGTCGGTCGAAGGCGAAGGGCTGGATGAGAACGCGCGTAAAACCTTCGCGGATCTGGTGACGCGCATCACCGACCTGGTTCAGGAAGCCTTGTCAGAGGGCATCAAGCGAGGCGAGTTCAACGGCGACCCCGAGTCCGCGGCTCTACACATCGTCACCGTGACGCGCGGATTGGCCGTGCTCGAACGCGCTTTTGGCGATGAGGCCCAGCTTCGGAAGATTGCGAGGCACACGGTTGAGCTCATGCTCGGCAAGGCAAGTCGGTAG
- a CDS encoding tautomerase family protein — MPLIHISLRAGKPEAYRQAIFDSLYRAMRETLDVPEDDQFMTITEHDAANFRYGDAYGVARSDDVVFIQITVFNTRTPEQKKELFRRTAGLLAESPGIRPENVFVNVLEAAKENWSVGHGLAQFA; from the coding sequence ATGCCGCTCATTCACATCTCACTGCGCGCGGGAAAGCCGGAAGCCTACCGGCAGGCGATCTTCGACAGCCTTTACCGCGCGATGCGCGAAACGCTCGACGTGCCTGAAGACGACCAGTTCATGACCATCACCGAGCACGACGCGGCGAACTTCCGCTACGGCGATGCCTATGGCGTCGCGCGGAGCGATGATGTCGTGTTCATCCAGATCACCGTGTTCAACACCCGCACTCCGGAACAGAAGAAAGAGCTGTTCCGGCGCACGGCGGGGTTGCTCGCCGAAAGCCCCGGCATCCGGCCGGAGAACGTGTTCGTGAACGTTCTCGAGGCCGCGAAAGAGAATTGGTCGGTCGGACACGGCCTCGCGCAATTCGCGTGA
- a CDS encoding DUF3606 domain-containing protein — translation MAKKAKKSLRGRNQDRARVAGGQSYEVRYIAKKTRKSASAVKKAVKKVGSSRKRVVKADAHPLAV, via the coding sequence ATGGCGAAGAAAGCGAAGAAGTCGCTGCGCGGACGCAATCAGGATCGTGCGCGCGTGGCCGGCGGGCAGAGTTACGAGGTACGGTACATCGCAAAGAAAACCCGCAAGTCGGCCTCGGCCGTGAAGAAGGCTGTCAAGAAGGTCGGCAGCAGCCGCAAGCGGGTGGTGAAGGCGGACGCACACCCTCTCGCTGTTTGA
- a CDS encoding YciE/YciF ferroxidase family protein, whose amino-acid sequence MEIKNFKNMYIAELQELVSVEDQLAEALLRMAAAASHPALKDALVDHHAETVTQKHRLVAILRQHGADPTAHVDQAMEALIRETRKMLGMLEGDDLRDAGLIASAQKLEHYEIAAYGSAAALAGQLELRNDQATLHESLMEEKEIDALLTDIAKGEVNPDALAA is encoded by the coding sequence ATGGAGATCAAGAATTTCAAGAACATGTACATTGCCGAACTGCAGGAACTGGTGAGCGTCGAGGACCAGCTTGCGGAAGCACTGCTGCGGATGGCGGCGGCAGCATCCCACCCGGCACTCAAGGACGCGCTGGTGGACCATCACGCGGAGACGGTCACGCAGAAGCACCGCCTTGTCGCCATCCTTCGCCAGCATGGTGCTGACCCGACGGCGCATGTCGACCAGGCCATGGAGGCGCTCATCCGTGAGACCCGGAAGATGCTCGGCATGCTGGAGGGCGATGATCTTCGCGATGCCGGCCTGATCGCGTCCGCCCAGAAGCTCGAGCACTATGAAATCGCCGCCTACGGCTCGGCCGCCGCGCTGGCCGGTCAGTTGGAATTGCGCAACGACCAGGCGACGCTGCACGAGAGCCTGATGGAAGAGAAAGAGATCGATGCGCTACTCACCGATATCGCCAAGGGTGAGGTCAATCCGGATGCGCTGGCGGCGTGA
- a CDS encoding PilZ domain-containing protein, with the protein MDEHRIAPRRRLLKAGKISFGGAVIDCTVRNLSETGAALEVISPVGIPERFTLVIEADHIHVPCRVVWRKETRIGVHFET; encoded by the coding sequence GTGGACGAGCACAGGATAGCGCCACGGCGTCGGCTCTTGAAGGCGGGCAAGATTTCGTTTGGCGGCGCCGTCATCGATTGCACAGTGCGCAACCTCTCCGAAACCGGCGCTGCGCTCGAGGTGATCTCCCCGGTCGGCATTCCCGAACGCTTCACGCTGGTGATCGAAGCCGACCACATCCATGTGCCGTGCCGCGTCGTGTGGCGAAAAGAGACGCGGATCGGGGTTCATTTCGAAACCTGA
- a CDS encoding aldo/keto reductase: protein MQYRQLGRSGLKISPICLGTMMFGGPTDEATSSRIIAKAREAGVNFIDTADAYNGGQSEQVVGRAISNNRTNWILATKLANQIGEDPNHGGLSRRWVMQAAEESLQRLGTDFIDIYYLHKEDHATPLEETVRAMGDLMRQGKIRYFGVSNYRAWRVAEICNICDNNGIDRPIVSQPYYNAMNRMPEVEHFPACGYYGLGIVPYSPLARGVLTGKYRPDAAPDQDTRAGRADKRMMQTEWRPESLQLAQEIKRHAEARGITAGQFAVSWALNSSFVSGVIAGPRTEQQWDDYIEALDYRFTAEDEALVDRLVVSGHPSTPGFNDPAYPIEGRRARTGGQAR, encoded by the coding sequence ATGCAATACCGCCAACTCGGCCGCAGCGGCCTGAAGATTTCACCGATCTGCCTGGGCACCATGATGTTCGGCGGCCCGACCGATGAAGCCACTTCGTCGCGCATCATTGCGAAGGCGCGCGAGGCCGGCGTCAACTTCATCGACACCGCGGATGCCTATAATGGCGGCCAGTCCGAGCAGGTGGTCGGCCGTGCCATTTCAAACAATCGCACGAACTGGATTCTGGCGACAAAGCTTGCCAACCAGATCGGCGAAGATCCCAATCACGGCGGGCTGTCGCGGCGCTGGGTGATGCAGGCGGCGGAAGAGAGCCTGCAACGACTGGGCACCGATTTCATCGATATCTATTATTTGCACAAGGAGGACCACGCGACGCCGCTGGAAGAGACGGTGCGCGCGATGGGCGATTTGATGCGCCAGGGCAAGATCCGCTATTTTGGCGTCTCCAACTACCGCGCCTGGCGCGTCGCCGAGATCTGCAACATCTGCGACAACAACGGCATCGATCGCCCGATCGTCAGCCAACCCTATTACAACGCCATGAACCGGATGCCGGAGGTCGAGCACTTTCCGGCTTGCGGCTATTACGGCCTCGGCATCGTGCCCTATAGCCCCTTGGCGCGCGGGGTGCTGACCGGCAAGTACAGGCCGGATGCGGCGCCCGACCAGGACACGCGTGCAGGGCGCGCCGACAAGCGCATGATGCAAACCGAATGGCGGCCGGAATCGCTGCAGCTCGCCCAGGAGATCAAGCGGCACGCCGAAGCGCGCGGCATCACCGCCGGGCAATTCGCGGTTTCATGGGCGCTGAATTCGTCATTCGTGAGCGGGGTGATCGCGGGCCCCCGGACCGAACAGCAATGGGATGATTACATCGAGGCGTTGGACTATCGCTTCACGGCTGAGGACGAGGCGCTGGTCGACCGGCTGGTGGTGAGCGGCCATCCCTCGACGCCGGGGTTCAATGATCCGGCCTACCCGATCGAGGGCCGGCGGGCGCGAACGGGCGGCCAAGCTCGATGA
- a CDS encoding PaaI family thioesterase, with product MTVKAADKLKSDGWKIVETTGFLHLIGPLWQRVVDGTHEYALATEDKHHNRRGLVQGGVIMTFADRTCGMTARFVSGKPTLATVQLDTHFVEAGKIGEVLVSRPHVVRSTRSLIFITTEVTVDKRCIAMASGVFKILKSEG from the coding sequence ATGACAGTCAAGGCCGCGGACAAGCTCAAATCCGACGGCTGGAAGATCGTCGAAACCACCGGCTTCCTGCACCTGATCGGCCCGCTGTGGCAGCGCGTCGTCGACGGCACGCATGAATACGCGCTTGCCACCGAGGACAAGCACCACAACCGCCGCGGCTTGGTACAAGGCGGCGTCATCATGACCTTCGCCGACCGCACCTGCGGCATGACCGCCCGCTTCGTCTCGGGCAAGCCGACGCTGGCGACCGTGCAGCTCGATACGCACTTTGTCGAAGCCGGCAAGATCGGAGAGGTTTTGGTGTCGAGGCCGCACGTGGTGCGCTCCACCCGCAGCCTTATTTTCATCACGACAGAAGTGACAGTCGACAAACGCTGTATCGCGATGGCGAGCGGCGTGTTCAAGATATTGAAGAGCGAGGGTTGA
- a CDS encoding NUDIX hydrolase: protein MARPFDDTTRRNIAELCAAFTRAPWQRAEPELKRAAVAIALTEAESGPGTTFLLTRRAASLRAHAAQWALPGGRCDHGETPAQAALRELHEELGVGLGESDVLGLLDDYPTRSGYLITPVVVWVGTSADIIPNPAEVASVHRVALDDIERADVFSFTRIPESTRRVIRFRHAGQHIHAPTAALIYQFAEVLAGRETRVAELEQPVFAWK from the coding sequence ATGGCCAGGCCATTTGACGATACCACACGGCGGAATATTGCGGAGCTTTGCGCGGCATTTACGCGGGCGCCCTGGCAGCGCGCAGAGCCTGAGCTGAAGCGCGCCGCGGTTGCCATCGCGCTGACGGAAGCCGAGAGCGGCCCGGGCACCACATTTCTGTTGACCCGCCGCGCCGCAAGCCTGCGCGCCCACGCTGCCCAATGGGCGTTGCCGGGCGGGCGCTGCGACCACGGCGAGACGCCGGCGCAGGCCGCGCTGCGCGAGCTCCACGAAGAACTCGGCGTCGGCCTCGGCGAAAGCGATGTGCTCGGCCTGCTCGACGATTACCCGACGCGCTCAGGCTATCTGATCACGCCGGTGGTGGTCTGGGTCGGTACGAGCGCCGATATCATCCCCAATCCGGCGGAGGTCGCCTCGGTGCATCGCGTTGCGCTCGATGACATCGAGCGAGCCGACGTCTTCAGCTTCACCAGGATTCCCGAAAGCACGCGGCGCGTGATCCGCTTCCGCCATGCCGGCCAGCACATCCACGCGCCAACGGCGGCGCTGATCTATCAATTTGCCGAAGTGCTGGCGGGCCGCGAGACCCGTGTGGCCGAACTGGAGCAGCCGGTGTTCGCCTGGAAATAG
- a CDS encoding Bug family tripartite tricarboxylate transporter substrate binding protein: protein MSIGRKWLCVAAAMLGLSAATDVSQAQTYPARAITLVIPFAPGGSTSIVGRAIADKMSEILGEKVVVDNRPGAGGTVGTKAVAKSDPDGYTLLLGYTGTLAIGPSLYKNPGYDPRKDFAPIGMIGNAPNSLVVHPSFPPKSVAELIAHAKANPDRVNFGSAGAGTASHITGEYFAGAAGIKLAHIPYKGTGPALTDLLGGHIPMAFAPIPASHANVSAGKLRALAVSSTTRSSLLPDVPTLMEAGLAGFDASLYYGLVAPAGTPRPIVDKLNKALRDALASDEVKKQLGNDGTEITPGTPEDYAAFIDKDEKKWSQLVKASGVEQE from the coding sequence ATGTCCATCGGGAGAAAGTGGCTTTGCGTCGCAGCCGCCATGCTCGGTTTGAGCGCAGCAACAGACGTTTCGCAAGCTCAAACCTATCCCGCCCGCGCCATCACGCTGGTCATTCCGTTCGCGCCCGGCGGCAGCACCTCGATCGTCGGCCGCGCCATTGCCGACAAAATGAGCGAGATACTCGGCGAGAAGGTGGTGGTCGACAACCGTCCCGGCGCTGGCGGTACGGTCGGCACCAAGGCGGTCGCGAAAAGCGATCCCGATGGCTACACGCTGCTCCTGGGTTACACCGGCACGCTCGCCATAGGCCCCTCGCTCTACAAGAACCCCGGCTACGATCCGCGCAAGGACTTCGCGCCGATCGGCATGATCGGCAACGCGCCGAATTCGCTGGTGGTGCATCCGTCATTCCCGCCAAAGAGTGTCGCCGAGTTGATTGCCCATGCGAAGGCCAATCCTGACAGAGTCAATTTCGGCTCGGCCGGCGCCGGCACCGCGAGCCACATTACCGGCGAATATTTCGCCGGCGCCGCCGGCATCAAGCTGGCGCATATTCCCTACAAGGGCACCGGCCCGGCGTTGACCGATCTCCTCGGCGGCCACATCCCGATGGCGTTTGCGCCGATTCCGGCCTCGCACGCCAACGTCTCCGCCGGCAAATTGCGCGCACTCGCGGTCAGCAGCACCACGCGATCGAGCCTGTTGCCCGACGTGCCGACGCTGATGGAGGCGGGGCTAGCCGGCTTCGACGCTTCGCTCTACTACGGTCTCGTCGCGCCCGCCGGCACGCCGCGGCCGATCGTCGACAAGCTCAACAAGGCGCTGCGCGACGCGCTCGCCTCCGACGAGGTGAAGAAGCAGTTGGGCAATGACGGCACCGAAATCACCCCCGGCACGCCGGAAGACTATGCGGCCTTCATCGACAAGGACGAGAAGAAGTGGTCGCAGCTAGTGAAGGCCAGCGGCGTCGAGCAGGAGTGA